Genomic segment of Engystomops pustulosus chromosome 8, aEngPut4.maternal, whole genome shotgun sequence:
atggtaaaaagacaactttacaaacaccgttgcctgtttttgcggataatcatggtaaaaagacaactttactaacaccgttgtctgttttgggggataatcatggtaaaaagacaactttacaaacaccgttgcctgttttggcggataatcatggtaaaaagacaactttacaaacaccattgcctgttttggcggataatcatggtaaaaagacaactttacaaacaccattgcctgttttggcggataatcatggtaaaaagtcaactttacaaacaccgttgcctgttttggcggataatcatggtaaaaagacaactttactaacaccattgcctgttttggcggataatcatggtaaaaagacaactttacaaacaccgttgcctgttttgggggataatcatggtaaaaagacaactttactaacaccgttgcctgttttggcggataatcatggtaaaaaggtaattttttttttttttttttttgggtcaaacatttttttttttttttttttttttaaacatttttatatttttttttttgttttgtttttttatttttttttacatttttcaattttttttaaaaaaaatcttttaaaataacaaaaaaaaaaatggttaacaACAAACTTAAGAACGAGGAGGGTGGAACAACCTTTCGAAATGGGCCATCAGAATGTCCATCTTTCGGTTGAGCAGCTCCATTTCATGGAGGAGCTGCTCACCGATGGACACCTGAAGACCCTCGGCCACTGCTGTGGTGGCTACCTCTGGTGGCTGGACCTCTTCATGTGGGTCTTCCACTGGTTCCAGCACCAGGGTAACCATCTCCTCCTCCGGAGCCACAGCaagatcctgtaaaaaaaaaaaaatatatatataaattaattataattaCAAATTAATTTGTATATATTAAATTTTCAACATCTTAGATTCCTAAAAGGATGCCAGTCTTTACCTCTTGGCCAGGTGGCACAGGGCTTGGTGGAGGGGGAGAGTCGTCCCCAACATCcaccacaacagcagcagcaacagaagcagaagaagaggcCCCTTCTACGGCCGGTGCCCTCTCCCGTCCGgctagaaagaaaaagagaaatcatCAAAAAATGCACAGACATGTCATTACTTAGAGAACCAAGTTGTATCTTCTAACCTTTTGCAGAGCGGTTCCGGCTTCGGACTCGCTCCAAAAAGCGCTCCTCACGGACCTTTATGTCCGAGAACCGCTTCTGCAACTGTCGGACGGAATGGTACCGGCCGTATTTCTCGAGCAGATGGGCTTGGACCTGCTCCATGATTTTGGTCTTAGCTTTATAGCTACCAGTCTCACGGAGCAGGTCGTAGCCCCGCTCGTCGCAGATGGTTATCAAAGCGACGAGCTCTGCTTGATCAAAAGGGGCGCTCTTCTTCTGCTTTCTCTTGCCGCTGCTGGTGCCTGCCTGGCTTTCATCTGTAAAATACAAGAACGCAAGATATTTGTTATTTTTGATATGTATAGaaatggggcagtgtatatgacCAAGTACTAGATAACCCACAtctgaaaaaatgtaaataataaaacacagaaaggcagatgtatatgggtgaaaaaatatcaaattttattaaagaatatatgacttaaaagcaattaaaaacccTATAAGAGAGGGTAGCAAAGCAGACATACTCCCCAGTATGACAAATGTCAATATTTAGTACTGAAAACACAAGTGTGCAGATGTAAACAAATACGGTAGCTATTAGGTGGAATAAGAGACGTGGTAAAAAGAGGGGACATACAAATAAATAATAGCAGCCTTATGCAGATAGGGCAATCATAGTCATGTCCAAGAATGTAAACAGTAtacccaataaataaataaatagtattaCCGTACGGAGAATGAGGAGCTGGGGAGAGCagagatgccccacgcgtatcgcccgatgCACGGGCTT
This window contains:
- the LOC140076140 gene encoding uncharacterized protein yields the protein MATSSDESQAGTSSGKRKQKKSAPFDQAELVALITICDERGYDLLRETGSYKAKTKIMEQVQAHLLEKYGRYHSVRQLQKRFSDIKVREERFLERVRSRNRSAKAGRERAPAVEGASSSASVAAAVVVDVGDDSPPPPSPVPPGQEDLAVAPEEEMVTLVLEPVEDPHEEVQPPEVATTAVAEGLQVSIGEQLLHEMELLNRKMDILMAHFERLFHPPRS